In the Lepidochelys kempii isolate rLepKem1 chromosome 3, rLepKem1.hap2, whole genome shotgun sequence genome, one interval contains:
- the DNAJC27 gene encoding dnaJ homolog subfamily C member 27 isoform X2 codes for MPCSPSALKEAADWLKSSTDVPSCIIKRYCEKRFVPKYLATIGIDYGVTKVQIRDREIKVNIFDMAGHPFFYEVRNEFYKDTQGVVLVYDVGQKESFDALAGWLAEMKQELGPHGNMENIVFVVCANKIDCTKHRCVDESEGRLWAESRGFLYFETSAQTGEGINEMFQTFYSAIVDLCDNGGKRPTSSMSVGFTKEQADTIRRIRNSKDSWDMLGVKPGATRDEVNKAYRKLAVLLHPDKCMAPGSEDAFKAVVNARTALLKTIK; via the exons ATGCCTTGCAGCCCTTCGGCCTTGAAGGAGGCAGCGGATTGGTTGAAAAGTTCGACTGACGTGCCG AGCTGTATCATAAAGCGGTACTGTGAAAAGAGGTTTGTTCCCAAATACCTAGCGACAATAGGAATCGACTATGGCGTCACCAA AGTGCAAATTAGAGATCGAGAGATTAAAGTGAACATCTTTGACATGGCTGGGCACCCCTTCTTCTATGAG GTGCGCAATGAGTTTTACAAGGACACGCAGGGTGTTGTGCTAGTGTATGATGTCGGACAGAAGGAGTCATTTGAtgcgctggctggctggctggctgagatgAAGCAGGAGCTCGGACCTCATGGAAACATGGAAAACATTGTCTTTGTTGTCTGTGCCAACAAG ATTGACTGCACCAAGCACCGCTGCGTGGATGAGAGTGAAGGGCGACTGTGGGCAGAAAGCCGGGGGTTTCTTTACTTTGAGACTTCAGCACAGACCGGAGAAGGAATCAATGAGATGTTCCAG ACCTTCTATTCCGCAATTGTTGATCTGTGCGACAATGGTGGGAAACGCCCCACATCGAGCATGAGCGTTGGGTTCACCAAAGAGCAGGCGGACACCATTCGGAGGATCCGCAACAGCAAGGACAGCTGGGACATGTTGGGAGTTAAACCTGGAGCCACAAG GGACGAGGTGAACAAAGCCTATCGGAAGCTGGCCGTGCTGCTCCATCCGGACAAGTGCATGGCTCCCGGCAGCGAGGACGCCTTCAAAGCTGTCGTGAATGCGCGGACGGCGCTTCTCAAAACCATCAAATAG
- the DNAJC27 gene encoding dnaJ homolog subfamily C member 27 isoform X1, giving the protein MEANLPKRKETRKSLRIKVISMGNAEVGKSCIIKRYCEKRFVPKYLATIGIDYGVTKVQIRDREIKVNIFDMAGHPFFYEVRNEFYKDTQGVVLVYDVGQKESFDALAGWLAEMKQELGPHGNMENIVFVVCANKIDCTKHRCVDESEGRLWAESRGFLYFETSAQTGEGINEMFQTFYSAIVDLCDNGGKRPTSSMSVGFTKEQADTIRRIRNSKDSWDMLGVKPGATRDEVNKAYRKLAVLLHPDKCMAPGSEDAFKAVVNARTALLKTIK; this is encoded by the exons ATGGAGGCGAATCTGCCGAAGCGGAAAGAAACGCGCAAGTCGCTGAGGATCAAAGTCATCTCCATGGGCAACGCCGAGGTGGGCAAG AGCTGTATCATAAAGCGGTACTGTGAAAAGAGGTTTGTTCCCAAATACCTAGCGACAATAGGAATCGACTATGGCGTCACCAA AGTGCAAATTAGAGATCGAGAGATTAAAGTGAACATCTTTGACATGGCTGGGCACCCCTTCTTCTATGAG GTGCGCAATGAGTTTTACAAGGACACGCAGGGTGTTGTGCTAGTGTATGATGTCGGACAGAAGGAGTCATTTGAtgcgctggctggctggctggctgagatgAAGCAGGAGCTCGGACCTCATGGAAACATGGAAAACATTGTCTTTGTTGTCTGTGCCAACAAG ATTGACTGCACCAAGCACCGCTGCGTGGATGAGAGTGAAGGGCGACTGTGGGCAGAAAGCCGGGGGTTTCTTTACTTTGAGACTTCAGCACAGACCGGAGAAGGAATCAATGAGATGTTCCAG ACCTTCTATTCCGCAATTGTTGATCTGTGCGACAATGGTGGGAAACGCCCCACATCGAGCATGAGCGTTGGGTTCACCAAAGAGCAGGCGGACACCATTCGGAGGATCCGCAACAGCAAGGACAGCTGGGACATGTTGGGAGTTAAACCTGGAGCCACAAG GGACGAGGTGAACAAAGCCTATCGGAAGCTGGCCGTGCTGCTCCATCCGGACAAGTGCATGGCTCCCGGCAGCGAGGACGCCTTCAAAGCTGTCGTGAATGCGCGGACGGCGCTTCTCAAAACCATCAAATAG
- the DNAJC27 gene encoding dnaJ homolog subfamily C member 27 isoform X3, producing the protein MEANLPKRKETRKSLRIKVISMGNAEVGKSCIIKRYCEKRFVPKYLATIGIDYGVTKVQIRDREIKVNIFDMAGHPFFYEVRNEFYKDTQGVVLVYDVGQKESFDALAGWLAEMKQELGPHGNMENIVFVVCANKIDCTKHRCVDESEGRLWAESRGFLYFETSAQTGEGINEMFQTFYSAIVDLCDNGGKRPTSSMSVGFTKEQADTIRRIRNSKDSWDMLGVKPGATRFGGPIPLQGVSGDER; encoded by the exons ATGGAGGCGAATCTGCCGAAGCGGAAAGAAACGCGCAAGTCGCTGAGGATCAAAGTCATCTCCATGGGCAACGCCGAGGTGGGCAAG AGCTGTATCATAAAGCGGTACTGTGAAAAGAGGTTTGTTCCCAAATACCTAGCGACAATAGGAATCGACTATGGCGTCACCAA AGTGCAAATTAGAGATCGAGAGATTAAAGTGAACATCTTTGACATGGCTGGGCACCCCTTCTTCTATGAG GTGCGCAATGAGTTTTACAAGGACACGCAGGGTGTTGTGCTAGTGTATGATGTCGGACAGAAGGAGTCATTTGAtgcgctggctggctggctggctgagatgAAGCAGGAGCTCGGACCTCATGGAAACATGGAAAACATTGTCTTTGTTGTCTGTGCCAACAAG ATTGACTGCACCAAGCACCGCTGCGTGGATGAGAGTGAAGGGCGACTGTGGGCAGAAAGCCGGGGGTTTCTTTACTTTGAGACTTCAGCACAGACCGGAGAAGGAATCAATGAGATGTTCCAG ACCTTCTATTCCGCAATTGTTGATCTGTGCGACAATGGTGGGAAACGCCCCACATCGAGCATGAGCGTTGGGTTCACCAAAGAGCAGGCGGACACCATTCGGAGGATCCGCAACAGCAAGGACAGCTGGGACATGTTGGGAGTTAAACCTGGAGCCACAAG GTTTGGGggacccatccctctgcagggaGTGTCAGGAGATGAGAGATGA